GGGTCAAGGAGTAAGTTTTTCGCCCTTTCAGTTTTGAAGAGATTGGTAAAACTGTTGGATTCGAGGTTTCGGATGGCGGCCAGAAAACCCTTGGAAGGTACAGGGAATTTCCAGATGGCAATACCTTGGTCAAGATAACTTCCCAACATCCTGAAAAGCGTAATATGCGTTTCTTTATCAAGGTTGACATGGTGATGACTCTTCCAAACCTTCCTCAACCGGCCCACAATGGCTTCAGGTTGGTTTTTACAGTTTTTATGGAGCATGACATCCTTCCATTTGGCCGACTCTTTTTGGCCTTTATGGGAAAGAATTACCCGGTCAAGGATATCCGCGCTTATCTTGTTTTTGGAATATAATTCCCTAAATGACTCTACTGAAAGGTAGGTTTTGTAACCGAAGTTTTCGGCTGCGGTCTGCAGTGCCTCATGGAAGGGTAGTTGTTGAAAAGCATGCAATGTATTATGATGCACAAAGTCCTTTAAAGGAGCTTGCGCAGGCAGGTAGTGACCCAATTCATGGATGACATGATTGAGTTCTTCAGGCAATGGTGATGCCATAATTAGCAAAGATTATAATAGAAAATTTGTATTAAGAAATTGAAGTACTAAACCTGTGGACTATGTCAGGTTTTAAAAATTATCCCAAGTGAACCTTAAGACAATGAAAAAGAATATACAACTCAGAATCATTTGAAAAAACAACTTCATTATTGAAAGACGATCCGTCAACGTGTAAAAACAGTTGGAGAGGATAAATCGGTGAGCGGAATCCAGATTGATTTAGATCCGAATTCTCTTTGACTTCTCTTTTTGTATCTTCTTCATTCTCTTCTATTTCTATAAAAAAAACTTTAGAGCTAATATTGTTTTCAAAACCAAAATCAGTGGTCGAAACTTCCGATTCCACTAAATCGGAATCATAAATTGGCTCAGAACTTACATTTTGAATGGTTAGAAAAGAAAAAAATAAGCATAACATTAAAGTTGCCGCTGCAAAACTTTTCTTATTGCTGATTTTTAAATGATTTATGGATTTAATAATCATTTCATCAATTTCTCGCTCAAAGCTAGTGATAATTATTAATGAACAGTTTCTTAAACTTAATAATTTTACACAAAGGCAAAACTATGTCCTTGCCGCATCAAATTAAGTGAGAAGTGTCACCTACTAAAAATTTCCACTTTCAGAATCAGATTTTATTCCTTATTTTTCGAACTGTTTTATTTAGCAAAAATGAGTTTGGTTGACGGATTCGCTCCGTTTGACATCAAATTGTCCCTATGAAAGTATCAGCAGAACAGCCATTTGAGATTATTTATTCTTTATTCAGCCATGAATTCCTGGGATTGCTTTTTGAATCCTTTGTAGTACAGTTGGATGAAAAAGGCAGGCTGTCCTATGCCCATCAGAACATATCGCATGTCAATGCTCCTGAATTTTCCTCGGGTCTGGATGAGACTGACTTTCAGCTGATCCGCTGGATGGACGAAATGCAACAGGATGCAGTGGTCAAAAGATTCAACACCAAAAAACTCAAACCAAAGGAATTTCTTAGGAAGATTTATGATGAGAATTCCGGTAACAAAGAATATCAGCAATTAATTGAATTGAAACTGGAAGCTCTCCGGGCTAAGATTTTGGAAAAATTGCACGGAAAACGATTTTTTGAAATGGGGAATGACGGCAATCCCATTTGGAGAGAGATTGAAATTATGCCTGAAAAAGCCTCTGTCCTTTTTCATTTCAGACGGAATGAAGAAAATACCCATTATTTCCCCACCATCAAATATCAGGGAGAAAAGTTGGAATGGCAGTATAGAAACGGTTTTTTGATTTGCCACGAGCCTGCTTGGCTTGTCGTGAATTATCAATTGTACAGTTTTGAAAAAGGGGTGGATGGAAAAAAACTGAAGCCCTTTCTGAACAAAAAATTCATTGTTATTCCACGAAAAGTTGAAAAACAGTATTACGAAAAATTCATAACCCAATTGGTATCTTCTTTCGATGTCTATGCCAAAGGCTTTGATATCAAAGTGGAAAGATCAAAACCAAATCCAGTCCTGAGCCTCAGTGATCTACCTTCAAACCCTAAAGTAGACCTATTTGGAAATAACCTTGAAAATGGCGAAGAAGAAGACAAGATAGTATTTGACCTTCAGTTCCAATACGGTGAATATGCATTTAGGGCAGAAGATAAAACTGCCAACAATGTAGAGTTGGAAGAAATTGAAGACAATTATATTTTTCACAAAGTAATTCGAGATCTCGAGAAGGAGAAATCATATGGAGATTATTTGAAAGACCTTGGATTGCCAGTCCGTACAGCCAGGTATTCCTTAGCCAAATCAAAAGCATTCGATTGGATCAATACCCATAAAGAATCACTCGAAAATATTGGTATCCGAATACAGCAGGGCACCAATATGAAAGGTAAACGTTATTTTATCGGGCGTGCACATATTTCCGTAGAAGTCAAAGAAAACATAGATTGGTTTGATGTTCATGCAATCATTCAGTTTGGACCTTATCAGATCCCTTTCCAAAAAATCCGTAAAATGTTGCTTTTGGGGAAAACCGAATTTGAATTACCCAATGGTGAAATCGCAGTAATCCCGGATTCATGGTTTGTAAATTATTCTGAAATTTTTGCCTTTTTGGAAGATCAGGAAAAAGAGAACGAAGAACATGCACTTGTCCTCAAAAAACATCATATAGCACTTGCCCAAGAACTTCAAAGTGGAAATCTGGTAAAACTTACCCTTAGCCGAAAACTGGAAAAACTCAGGGATTTTTCCAGTATTGAGGAGTATGATTTGCCTGTGACCTTCAAAGGCACCCTTCGCCCCTACCAAAAAGCCGGGTATAATTGGTTGAGATTTTTGAGCGAATACCGTTTTGGCGGATGTCTCGCTGATGATATGGGATTGGGGAAAACCGTTCAGACCCTTGCACTTTTGGCACATGAAAAAGAAACAAACCCAGATGCGACTTCACTTTTGGTCATGCCTACTTCCCTTATTTATAATTGGGAATTGGAAGCCAAAAAATTCACTCCTAAATT
This window of the Aquiflexum balticum DSM 16537 genome carries:
- a CDS encoding DEAD/DEAH box helicase codes for the protein MKVSAEQPFEIIYSLFSHEFLGLLFESFVVQLDEKGRLSYAHQNISHVNAPEFSSGLDETDFQLIRWMDEMQQDAVVKRFNTKKLKPKEFLRKIYDENSGNKEYQQLIELKLEALRAKILEKLHGKRFFEMGNDGNPIWREIEIMPEKASVLFHFRRNEENTHYFPTIKYQGEKLEWQYRNGFLICHEPAWLVVNYQLYSFEKGVDGKKLKPFLNKKFIVIPRKVEKQYYEKFITQLVSSFDVYAKGFDIKVERSKPNPVLSLSDLPSNPKVDLFGNNLENGEEEDKIVFDLQFQYGEYAFRAEDKTANNVELEEIEDNYIFHKVIRDLEKEKSYGDYLKDLGLPVRTARYSLAKSKAFDWINTHKESLENIGIRIQQGTNMKGKRYFIGRAHISVEVKENIDWFDVHAIIQFGPYQIPFQKIRKMLLLGKTEFELPNGEIAVIPDSWFVNYSEIFAFLEDQEKENEEHALVLKKHHIALAQELQSGNLVKLTLSRKLEKLRDFSSIEEYDLPVTFKGTLRPYQKAGYNWLRFLSEYRFGGCLADDMGLGKTVQTLALLAHEKETNPDATSLLVMPTSLIYNWELEAKKFTPKLKILTYTGTQRLKDNAQFAKYDLVLTSYGITRMDVDIFKDFYFNYIILDESQAIKNPGSIIAKAVNELNCRHRLILTGTPVENGTMDLWSQMNFINRGLLGNQNMFKKQFLLPIEKKNDMDKAIKLNAMIKPFILRRLKTQVATDLPEKVVNIKYSTMTSDQEKAYEEVKGYYREKIVKELGVPGMKNQQFMLLRGLTQLRQIANHPKLTDKAYEGDSGKLEDVIHMLHATASEGHKVLVFSQFVRHLAIVREYLDQENMKYAYLDGTTKDRQKQVTTFQENEEVKIFLISLKAGGVGLNLTKAEYVFLLDPWWNPAVEAQAIDRAHRIGQENKVIIYKFITKDTVEEKIMALQQRKMALAGELISTEESFMKTLDKEDIEALLT